From Musa acuminata AAA Group cultivar baxijiao chromosome BXJ3-8, Cavendish_Baxijiao_AAA, whole genome shotgun sequence, one genomic window encodes:
- the LOC135644242 gene encoding WUSCHEL-related homeobox 8-like, whose amino-acid sequence MASSNRHWPSMFKSKPCNAHHHQWQHDINSCHQKTPYASGFEERSPEPKPRWNPKPEQIRILEAIFNSGMVNPPRDEIRRIRAQLQEYGQVGDANVFYWFQNRKSRSKNKQRHLQATRSQTQPSSAAPSPPPVATKPTSTATSSSSSSSEQSTGSDKTQLPVASMGGALTSMVHSAAPLPVTSVNPMYLHGSLELGGESFLLQGPQGYCFPAAELTGIIGVPEHGTGVHPGPWGDLMGFKSGEDDAKVTVQLHHLYGTGSSSAPSVATTVTSANASGGGGATAGVAATAAIFGSSIDEIQVLHQHVIPSSSNHNYASIYIIRPFNTFIPPMSSSSSATVMGVGGSGGAAAARSTVFINEVAFEVAAGPVNVREAFGHEAILIDHSGRPVLTDEWGVTIHPLRHGASYYLV is encoded by the exons atggccTCATCCAACAGGCACTGGCCTAGCATGTTCAAGTCCAAACCCTGCAACGCCCACCACCACCAATGGCAGCATGACATCAACTCCTGTCACCAGAAAACTCCCTACGCTTCAG GTTTTGAGGAGCGCAGCCCGGAGCCGAAGCCGAGATGGAACCCTAAGCCGGAGCAGATCCGCATCCTGGAAGCCATCTTCAACTCCGGCATGGTGAACCCACCGCGCGACGAGATTCGAAGGATCCGAGCGCAGCTGCAGGAGTACGGCCAGGTCGGCGACGCCAACGTCTTCTACTGGTTCCAGAACCGTAAGTCCCGGAGCAAGAACAAGCAGCGCCACCTCCAAGCCACCCGATCGCAGACGCAGCCTTCTTCCGCTGCTCCATCCCCTCCGCCCGTAGCCACCAAGCCCACCAGCACCGCCACGTCTTCGTCCTCCTCATCCTCCGAACAATCGACCGGGTCTGACAAAACCCAACTTCCGGTGGCCTCCATGGGCGGCGCCCTGACGAGCATGGTCCATTCAGCAGCGCCTCTGCCGGTGACATCAGTGAACCCGATGTACCTCCACGGTTCGCTGGAGTTGGGCGGCGAGTCTTTTCTTCTGCAGGGTCCGCAGGGATACTGCTTCCCAGCGGCAGAGCTAACAGGAATCATCGGTGTGCCAGAGCACGGCACGGGGGTGCACCCCGGACCGTGGGGTGACCTCATGGGCTTCAAGAGTGGGGAAGACGATGCCAAGGTTACGGTGCAGTTGCACCACCTCTATGGAACCGGATCTTCGTCTGCCCCTTCTGTTGCCACTACAGTTACCAGCGCCAATGCCTCCGGTGGTGGTGGTGCAACAGCCGGTGTTGCTGCTACTGCCGCTATCTTTGGTAGCTCCATCGATGAGATACAAG TACTTCACCAGCACGTAATCCCTTCCTCTTCCAACCACAATTATGCCTCCATTTACATTATCCGTCCCTTTAATACGTTCATACCCCccatgtcttcttcttcctctgctacagtGATGGGAGTTGGAGGATCAGGTGGTGCAGCAGCAGCGAGATCGACCGTGTTCATCAATGAGGTGGCTTTCGAGGTGGCGGCTGGGCCGGTGAACGTGAGGGAGGCCTTCGGACACGAAGCCATCCTCATCGACCATTCCGGCCGCCCTGTGCTCACCGATGAGTGGGGCGTCACCATCCATCCCCTCCGACATGGAGCCTCCTACTAcctg GTTTAG
- the LOC135645146 gene encoding ras-related protein RABA1f-like produces MAYRSDDDYDYLVKVVLIGDSGVGKSNLLSRFTRNEFNLESKSTIGVEFATRSIRVEDKVVRAQIWDTAGQERYRAITSAYYRGAVGALLVYDVTRHTTFEAVERWLKELRDHTDSNIVIMLVGNKADLRHLRAVTVDDAKAFAERENTFFMETSALESMNVDNAFTEVLTQIYRVTRRKALDAGDDPETLPKGQTIDIGTNDDVSAVKKAGCCSA; encoded by the exons ATGGCCTACAGGTCGGATGACGACTACGACTACCTCGTCAAGGTTGTGCTCATCGGCGACTCCGGCGTCGGGAAATCCAACCTCCTCTCCCGGTTCACCCGCAACGAGTTCAACCTCGAGTCCAAGTCCACCATCGGCGTGGAGTTCGCCACCCGGAGCATACGCGTCGAGGATAAGGTCGTCAGGGCGCAGATTTGGGACACAGCCGGCCAAGAAAG GTACCGAGCAATCACTAGTGCATACTACCGTGGAGCAGTCGGCGCACTTCTTGTCTATGATGTTACTCGGCATACAACGTTTGAGGCTGTGGAGAGATGGTTGAAGGAACTAAGGGATCACACTGACTCTAACATTGTAATTATGCTTGTTGGCAACAAAGCAGACTTACGCCATCTGAGGGCTGTTACTGTTGATGACGCAAAGGCTTTTGCCGAAAGGGAAAATACCTTCTTTATGGAGACATCTGCTTTGGAATCGATGAACGTAGATAATGCCTTCACCGAAGTGCTCACTCAGATCTATCGTGTGACGAGAAGGAAGGCACTTGATGCTGGTGATGACCCAGAGACGTTGCCTAAGGGTCAAACGATCGACATTGGCACCAATGACGATGTATCTGCTGTTAAGAAAGCCGGTTGCTGCTCAGCTTAG